One window from the genome of Pseudalkalibacillus hwajinpoensis encodes:
- the pyk gene encoding pyruvate kinase, producing MRKTKIVCTIGPASENEQTLEKLINAGMNVARLNFSHGDFEEHGNRIKSIRAVAEKLGKNVAILLDTKGPEIRTNNMENGGIDLEAGQQLIVSMEEVLGTTEKISVTYPELVNDVHVGSKILLDDGLIELEVKQIEKNELYTEVLNNGTLKNKKGVNVPNVSVNLPGITDKDAADIEFGIEQGVDFIAASFVRRVSDVLDIRKLLEKHKATDIQIIPKIENREGVDNIDSILEISDGLMVARGDLGVEIPAEEVPLVQKQLIKKCNALGKPVITATQMLDSMQRNPRPTRAEASDVANAILDGTDAIMLSGETAAGSYPVEAVQTMHNIASYTEKSLNFRELLSVRSKETETNTTNAISESVAHTAYNLNVPAIITATESGHTARMIAKYRPKAPIVAVTNTASVCRKLALVWGVHAQEGHKVSTTDEMLEVAVDASIQSGIVNHGDTVVITAGVPVGESGTTNLMKVHVIGDILAKAQGIGKTSISGRIAIAKNAQEAIDKADGNTILVTIGSDKDMVPALEKAAGLITEEGGLTCHAAVVGLSLGLPVVVGLENATQLFEEGQQVTLDATTGIIYNGKASIL from the coding sequence ATGCGCAAAACTAAGATTGTCTGTACGATTGGACCAGCAAGTGAAAATGAACAAACTCTAGAAAAATTGATTAATGCAGGGATGAACGTTGCTCGTTTAAATTTCTCACATGGTGACTTTGAAGAACACGGGAATCGTATTAAATCAATCCGTGCAGTTGCTGAAAAGCTAGGAAAAAACGTTGCGATCCTTTTAGATACAAAAGGCCCGGAAATCCGTACGAACAATATGGAGAACGGTGGAATCGATCTTGAAGCTGGTCAACAGCTTATCGTTTCAATGGAAGAAGTACTTGGTACAACTGAGAAAATCTCTGTCACATATCCTGAACTTGTTAATGATGTTCACGTTGGATCTAAGATTCTACTTGATGATGGATTGATTGAACTTGAAGTAAAGCAAATTGAGAAGAATGAACTTTATACTGAGGTTCTAAATAATGGAACATTGAAAAACAAAAAAGGTGTTAACGTACCTAACGTGAGCGTTAACCTTCCTGGTATTACAGATAAGGATGCTGCAGATATTGAATTCGGTATTGAACAGGGTGTAGACTTTATTGCTGCGTCATTCGTTCGTCGAGTATCCGATGTTCTTGATATCCGTAAACTTCTTGAGAAGCATAAAGCAACTGACATTCAAATTATCCCTAAGATTGAAAACCGTGAAGGTGTTGATAATATCGATTCCATCCTTGAGATTTCAGATGGTTTAATGGTTGCTCGCGGTGATCTAGGTGTTGAAATTCCTGCTGAAGAAGTACCTCTTGTACAAAAGCAGCTTATTAAAAAGTGTAATGCACTTGGAAAGCCAGTTATTACTGCAACACAAATGCTTGATTCTATGCAGCGTAATCCTCGTCCAACTCGTGCGGAAGCGAGTGACGTTGCCAATGCTATTCTTGATGGCACAGATGCAATCATGCTTTCAGGTGAAACAGCGGCAGGATCTTATCCGGTAGAAGCTGTTCAAACTATGCATAACATTGCTTCTTATACTGAAAAATCATTGAACTTCCGTGAGCTTCTTTCTGTAAGAAGTAAAGAAACAGAAACAAATACAACAAATGCGATTAGTGAATCAGTAGCTCACACAGCTTACAACTTAAATGTGCCAGCAATTATTACAGCTACTGAGAGCGGACATACAGCGCGTATGATTGCTAAATACCGTCCGAAGGCACCGATTGTAGCTGTAACAAATACGGCTAGCGTTTGCCGCAAGCTTGCTCTTGTATGGGGCGTTCATGCACAAGAAGGACACAAAGTATCAACAACAGACGAAATGCTAGAAGTTGCAGTTGATGCTTCAATCCAGTCTGGAATTGTAAATCACGGAGATACAGTTGTTATTACTGCTGGTGTTCCAGTTGGAGAATCTGGTACAACGAACTTGATGAAAGTTCACGTTATCGGTGATATTCTTGCAAAAGCTCAAGGAATTGGGAAAACATCTATTTCAGGAAGAATCGCAATCGCAAAAAATGCTCAAGAGGCGATTGATAAAGCAGATGGAAACACAATTCTAGTTACAATTGGCTCTGATAAAGATATGGTTCCTGCTCTAGAGAAGGCAGCAGGACTTATTACAGAAGAAGGCGGACTTACTTGCCATGCTGCAGTTGTAGGTCTTAGTCTTGGACTACCTGTCGTAGTTGGTCTTGAAAATGCGACACAACTATTCGAAGAAGGTCAACAAGTAACACTTGATGCAACGACTGGAATTATTTACAACGGGAAAGCAAGCATTCTATAA
- a CDS encoding FxsA family protein yields the protein MFRILLLFIIIVPALEIALLLLSGRTLGLIPTVLLIIGTGILGAWLARKEGAETIQKVNRQMQSGQMPGDAILDGLCILVGGVVLLTPGFITDATGFLLLIPATRKPFKRWIKKFLERRMNNGQFMFIRR from the coding sequence ATGTTTCGTATTTTGTTGCTTTTTATTATTATCGTTCCAGCTCTAGAGATCGCTTTGTTACTTCTATCAGGAAGAACACTGGGACTTATTCCGACAGTATTATTGATTATTGGTACAGGGATTCTAGGAGCGTGGCTTGCGCGTAAAGAAGGGGCAGAAACGATCCAAAAGGTTAACAGACAAATGCAATCAGGCCAGATGCCTGGAGATGCTATTTTAGATGGTCTATGCATACTCGTAGGTGGTGTCGTTCTACTCACACCAGGCTTCATCACAGATGCAACAGGATTTTTACTTCTCATCCCGGCAACGAGAAAACCTTTTAAGAGATGGATTAAGAAATTCCTTGAACGTCGAATGAATAATGGTCAGTTTATGTTTATTAGAAGGTAA
- a CDS encoding MarR family winged helix-turn-helix transcriptional regulator — protein sequence MKNSCSNEGEILYQLNDIYKQMSPKFERCTGISQSRLELLHKLFEVDEISQTALQKEVNIDSAAVTRHLKQLEVKKMVARRKNPDDNRFTFVRLTEEGRDRIASFRKEKEQFIQKVLKDFTEQEQSELSNMLNRIQSNIKEIQY from the coding sequence TTGAAGAATTCTTGTTCAAATGAAGGCGAAATTTTATATCAGTTAAATGATATTTACAAGCAAATGAGCCCTAAATTCGAACGATGCACCGGCATCAGTCAGTCTCGCTTAGAGCTCCTGCATAAATTGTTTGAGGTTGATGAAATTAGCCAAACAGCATTGCAGAAAGAAGTGAATATTGATAGCGCTGCTGTAACGAGACATTTAAAGCAGTTGGAAGTGAAAAAAATGGTTGCTCGTCGTAAAAATCCAGACGATAACCGGTTTACCTTCGTGAGGTTAACAGAAGAAGGCAGAGATCGAATTGCATCTTTTCGGAAAGAGAAAGAGCAATTCATTCAAAAGGTACTAAAAGATTTTACTGAGCAGGAACAATCAGAATTATCGAATATGCTTAACCGTATTCAAAGTAACATTAAAGAAATTCAATACTAA
- a CDS encoding nitroreductase family protein, translated as MNATKINDFNEIITGRRSIRHYDPSVKISKEEMTEILTEATLAPSSVNLQPWRFVVIDSEEGKATLAPLAKFNQSQVETSSAMIAVFVDMNSLDYADEIYDTAVQKGYMPAEVRDQQLPAIKGLLEGMSTEQFREMNLIDGGLVSMQLMLAARAHGYDTNPIGGYEKAQIAEAYGMDKERYYPVMLLSIGKAANEGYKSVRLPVESIAEWK; from the coding sequence ATGAATGCAACGAAAATAAATGACTTTAACGAAATTATTACAGGGCGCCGCTCAATCCGCCATTATGATCCATCCGTGAAAATAAGTAAAGAAGAGATGACTGAAATACTAACTGAAGCAACACTCGCACCCTCTTCAGTGAACCTTCAACCATGGCGTTTTGTCGTTATTGATAGCGAAGAAGGAAAGGCGACATTAGCACCACTTGCTAAATTCAACCAGTCTCAAGTTGAAACTTCTTCAGCAATGATTGCCGTTTTTGTTGATATGAACAGCTTGGACTATGCTGATGAAATTTATGACACTGCTGTACAAAAAGGGTATATGCCTGCAGAAGTTAGAGATCAGCAGCTTCCAGCGATTAAAGGGTTGTTAGAAGGAATGTCAACAGAGCAGTTTAGAGAAATGAACCTCATTGATGGTGGTTTGGTATCCATGCAGTTAATGCTTGCTGCACGTGCACACGGTTATGACACCAATCCAATTGGAGGATATGAGAAAGCTCAAATCGCTGAAGCTTACGGTATGGATAAAGAGCGTTACTACCCAGTTATGTTGCTTTCAATTGGTAAAGCAGCAAATGAAGGCTACAAATCTGTACGCTTACCTGTTGAATCGATTGCAGAGTGGAAATAA
- a CDS encoding putative quinol monooxygenase, with product MIIIHAGLQINPAKEEEFLKEVTTLIEAARNEEGNISYTLSKEVEKENTYKMIEAYEDMAAVEAHNQSAHFQAFVGKAPEYLVAPLEVKVYDATEIQK from the coding sequence ATGATTATTATTCACGCAGGATTACAAATTAACCCGGCTAAAGAAGAAGAATTTCTTAAAGAAGTGACAACTTTGATTGAAGCGGCTAGAAATGAAGAAGGTAACATTTCTTATACACTTTCAAAAGAAGTTGAAAAAGAGAACACTTATAAAATGATTGAAGCTTATGAAGATATGGCTGCAGTCGAAGCGCATAACCAAAGTGCTCATTTTCAAGCTTTTGTAGGTAAAGCACCAGAATATCTAGTTGCACCTTTAGAAGTTAAAGTTTATGACGCTACTGAGATACAAAAATAA
- the ytvI gene encoding sporulation integral membrane protein YtvI encodes MNWKYIHRILRFLLVILLIIVSLISFYYIWHLAYPFVIALLLAFLINPLVDLLENRAKIPRPLAVALSILFLIGVLAAFIALLVNEVVQGVVYIANVLPGNFQEIVLFIEDLFVSHVMPLYYQLEELFKDLNKDQQTTVLDNIQSIGTTITTTLTNILQSLVEGIRSFIVSLPTILTVLVFSMLATFFISKDWYKFINWMKLKVRTDIQESISTVYIDLRRALFGFLKAQLTLISMTAIIVLVGLFILRVDYAITIAIIIGLVDLLPYLGTGAIFVPWMIYSFLIGNYGLTIGLSILYGVVVIQRQVMEPKVLSSNIGLDPLATLIALFVGFQLFGFIGLIIGPVLLVVLKTLYHANVFKDIWGFIKGA; translated from the coding sequence ATGAATTGGAAGTACATACATAGAATCTTACGCTTTCTACTTGTCATTCTTCTTATTATTGTTTCTCTGATCTCCTTTTATTATATCTGGCATCTTGCTTATCCATTTGTCATCGCTCTGCTGCTCGCTTTTCTAATTAACCCTCTCGTAGATTTATTAGAAAACCGAGCGAAAATACCGAGACCGCTCGCTGTAGCCCTATCAATTCTATTCCTTATAGGAGTCCTTGCAGCCTTTATTGCTCTGCTAGTAAATGAAGTTGTACAAGGCGTTGTATATATCGCAAATGTATTACCAGGAAATTTTCAGGAAATTGTCTTATTCATAGAAGATCTTTTCGTGTCTCACGTCATGCCACTTTATTATCAGCTTGAAGAATTATTTAAGGATTTGAACAAAGATCAACAAACCACTGTACTCGATAATATCCAATCCATTGGAACAACCATTACAACTACCCTTACGAATATACTTCAATCTCTTGTTGAAGGAATCCGCTCGTTTATCGTCAGCTTACCTACGATCCTAACAGTTCTTGTCTTTTCTATGCTTGCCACTTTCTTTATTAGTAAAGACTGGTATAAGTTCATAAATTGGATGAAATTAAAAGTAAGAACTGATATCCAAGAAAGTATTAGCACCGTTTATATTGACTTAAGACGCGCTCTATTTGGCTTTCTGAAAGCACAGCTTACCCTTATTTCAATGACAGCGATCATTGTTTTAGTTGGTCTTTTTATTTTACGGGTAGATTATGCGATTACCATAGCGATTATCATTGGGCTTGTCGATTTACTACCATACCTTGGTACAGGCGCAATTTTCGTGCCATGGATGATTTATTCCTTTTTAATCGGAAACTACGGATTGACCATAGGACTTTCTATTCTTTATGGAGTTGTCGTGATTCAACGTCAAGTCATGGAGCCTAAAGTGCTATCATCGAATATTGGACTCGATCCTCTCGCAACATTGATTGCTCTCTTTGTAGGCTTCCAACTATTTGGGTTCATTGGTCTAATCATCGGCCCAGTACTTCTCGTTGTACTAAAAACTCTTTATCATGCAAATGTTTTCAAGGACATTTGGGGTTTTATCAAAGGAGCATGA
- a CDS encoding DUF441 domain-containing protein — MTIISQPTIFLLILLGIALVAKNSSLIIAVVVLLLIKAVGLGDKVFPIFQSKGISWGVTIITIAVLVPIASGEIGFKQLGEAVKSSYAWIAMGAGVFVAIIASKGIVLLQNDPHITTALVFGTILAVAVFQGIAVGPLIGAGIAYMAMKIVEFFN; from the coding sequence ATGACAATTATTTCACAGCCTACCATCTTTTTGCTTATCTTACTTGGGATCGCACTTGTAGCGAAGAATAGCTCACTGATCATTGCGGTAGTCGTTTTATTACTAATCAAAGCAGTGGGATTAGGTGATAAAGTGTTTCCGATATTTCAATCCAAAGGCATTTCATGGGGCGTAACGATTATAACCATTGCCGTACTCGTTCCAATTGCTAGTGGTGAAATAGGGTTTAAGCAACTTGGAGAAGCTGTAAAATCTTCCTATGCCTGGATTGCGATGGGGGCAGGAGTGTTTGTAGCCATCATAGCTTCAAAAGGCATCGTCTTACTTCAGAATGATCCGCATATTACGACAGCACTTGTATTTGGTACTATTCTTGCAGTTGCCGTTTTTCAAGGGATTGCTGTAGGCCCATTAATAGGAGCTGGAATTGCCTACATGGCTATGAAAATTGTCGAATTTTTTAACTGA